The following proteins are co-located in the Prionailurus viverrinus isolate Anna chromosome A1, UM_Priviv_1.0, whole genome shotgun sequence genome:
- the POU4F1 gene encoding POU domain, class 4, transcription factor 1 yields the protein MMSMNSKQPHFAMHPTLPEHKYPSLHSSSEAIRRACLPTPPLQSNLFASLDETLLARAEALAAVDIAVSQGKSHPFKPDATYHTMNSVPCTSTSTVPLAHHHHHHHHHQALEPGDLLDHISSPSLALMAGAGGAGAAGGGGGAHDGPGGGGGPGGGGGPGGGGPGGGGGGGGPGGGGGGPGGGLLGGSAHPHPHMHGLGHLSHPAAAAAMNMPSGLPHPGLVAAAAHHGAAAAAAAAAAGQVAAASAAAAVVGAAGLASICDSDTDPRELEAFAERFKQRRIKLGVTQADVGSALANLKIPGVGSLSQSTICRFESLTLSHNNMIALKPILQAWLEEAEGAQREKMNKPELFNGGEKKRKRTSIAAPEKRSLEAYFAVQPRPSSEKIAAIAEKLDLKKNVVRVWFCNQRQKQKRMKFSATY from the exons ATGATGTCTATGAACAGCAAGCAGCCTCACTTTGCCATGCATCCCACCCTCCCTGAGCACAAGTACCCGTCGCTGCACTCCAGCTCTGAGGCCATCCGGCGGGCCTGCCTACCCACGCCGCCG CTGCAGAGCAACCTCTTCGCCAGCCTAGACGAAACGCTGCTGGCGCGGGCAGAGGCGCTGGCGGCCGTGGACATCGCCGTGTCCCAGGGCAAGAGCCACCCATTCAAGCCAGACGCCACGTACCACACGATGAACAGCGTGCCATGCACGTCCACGTCCACCGTGCCGCTGgcgcaccaccaccaccaccaccaccaccaccaggcgCTCGAGCCTGGCGACCTGCTGGACCATATTTCGTCGCCCTCGCTCGCGCTCATGGCCGGCGCGGGTGGTGCgggcgcggcgggcggcggcggcggcgcccacGACGGCCcggggggaggcggcggcccggggggcggcggcggcccaggcggcggcggccccgggggcggcggcggcggcggtggcccggggggcggcggcggcggcccgggcGGCGGGCTGCTCGGCGGCTCGGCGCACCCGCATCCGCACATGCACGGCCTAGGCCACCTGTCGCacccggcggcggcggccgccATGAACATGCCGTCGGGTCTGCCGCACCCCGGgctggtggcggcggcggcgcaccatggcgcggcggcggcggcagcggcggcggcggccgggcaGGTGGCGGCGGCGTCGGCGGCAGCGGCCGTGGTGGGCGCGGCGGGCCTGGCGTCCATCTGCGACTCGGACACGGACCCGCGCGAGCTCGAGGCGTTCGCCGAGCGCTTCAAGCAGAGGCGCATCAAGCTGGGCGTGACGCAGGCCGACGTGGGCTCGGCGCTGGCCAACCTCAAGATCCCGGGCGTGGGCTCGCTCAGCCAGAGCACCATCTGCAGGTTCGAGTCGCTCACGCTCTCGCACAACAACATGATCGCGCTCAAGCCCATCCTGCAGGCGTGGCTCGAGGAGGCCGAGGGCGCGCAGCGCGAGAAAATGAACAAGCCCGAGCTCTTCAACGGCGGCGAGAAGAAGCGCAAGCGGACTTCCATCGCAGCGCCGGAGAAGCGCTCCCTCGAGGCCTACTTCGCCGTACAACCCCGGCCCTCCTCCGAGAAGATCGCCGCCATCGCCGAGAAACTGGACCTCAAAAAGAACGTGGTGCGGGTGTGGTTTTGCAaccagagacagaagcagaagcGGATGAAATTCTCCGCCACTTActga